The Candidatus Phaeomarinobacter ectocarpi genome includes a region encoding these proteins:
- a CDS encoding HD domain-containing protein encodes MTLVQDPGRAAKPVLMSRFIRSGLRGRARSLALRLGLRKLNDAVPDDWKVPDSDIAVRAVAAAEAVCPDFIIRHSYRTYCFGALLAARDGLKLDREIFFLAAILHDLGLSEKHADDPGSFEWVGAGLAHDFCLQNGQAEERAALVHDAIALHTSAGIANKCQPEIAMVHFGAGLDLFGMRLEEIPADALAAILEKHARDDFKACFGPCLQHQADTKPKSSIAGPMALGLSDMIQETLGNA; translated from the coding sequence ATGACCCTGGTGCAAGACCCCGGACGCGCGGCAAAGCCTGTCCTCATGTCACGTTTCATCCGGTCTGGTCTGCGCGGGCGTGCCCGCTCTCTGGCTTTGAGGCTGGGCCTCAGGAAGCTGAACGACGCGGTGCCGGATGACTGGAAGGTACCGGACAGTGACATTGCCGTTCGTGCTGTTGCGGCCGCTGAAGCCGTGTGTCCGGATTTCATCATCCGTCATTCGTATCGGACCTATTGCTTTGGGGCATTGCTCGCCGCGCGGGACGGCCTGAAGCTGGATCGGGAAATTTTTTTCCTGGCGGCCATTCTTCATGATCTTGGCCTGTCAGAAAAACATGCTGACGATCCAGGGTCATTTGAGTGGGTGGGAGCCGGACTGGCGCATGACTTCTGTTTGCAGAACGGACAGGCCGAGGAACGTGCCGCGCTGGTGCATGATGCGATTGCGCTGCATACATCCGCAGGTATCGCCAACAAATGCCAACCCGAAATTGCCATGGTGCATTTTGGGGCCGGACTTGATCTGTTCGGGATGCGTCTTGAAGAAATTCCAGCTGATGCGCTTGCGGCCATTCTGGAGAAGCACGCCCGGGATGACTTCAAGGCTTGCTTCGGGCCCTGCCTTCAGCACCAGGCGGACACCAAGCCCAAGAGCAGCATTGCCGGCCCTATGGCTTTGGGTCTGTCAGACATGATCCAGGAAACGCTGGGCAACGCCTAA
- the yghU gene encoding glutathione-dependent disulfide-bond oxidoreductase, with protein MSDTNEYVPPKIWTWDKESGGRFANINRPIAGSTHDKDLQVGKHPMQLYSLGTPNGVKVTVMLEELLAKGHSGAEYDAWLVNIGEGAQFSSGFVGANPNSKIPALMDHSTTPPTRVFESGSILLYLAEKFGEFLPTEHVARTECLSWLFWQMGSAPYLGGGFGHFYAYAPIKIEYAIDRFAMEVKRQLDVLDRHLADNEYMAGKDYTIADMAIWPWYGAVVANAAYDAAEFLQTQEYKNVQRWMDLVGDRPAVQRGRMVNRVFGAPESQLHERHDASDFDTKTQDKVAAAE; from the coding sequence ATGAGCGACACCAATGAATACGTACCCCCAAAAATCTGGACATGGGACAAGGAAAGCGGTGGCCGTTTTGCGAACATCAACCGTCCGATTGCCGGGTCCACCCATGACAAGGATCTGCAGGTCGGCAAGCACCCCATGCAGCTTTACTCCCTGGGCACACCCAACGGCGTGAAGGTCACGGTGATGCTTGAGGAGCTGCTGGCCAAGGGTCATAGCGGTGCCGAGTATGATGCGTGGCTGGTCAATATCGGTGAAGGCGCGCAATTCAGCAGCGGCTTTGTGGGGGCCAACCCCAATTCCAAAATCCCCGCCCTGATGGACCACAGCACCACGCCGCCGACGCGGGTGTTTGAATCCGGATCCATCCTTTTGTACCTGGCTGAAAAGTTCGGTGAGTTCCTGCCCACGGAACACGTGGCGCGAACAGAGTGCCTGTCCTGGCTGTTCTGGCAGATGGGCAGCGCGCCGTATCTTGGCGGTGGCTTTGGACACTTCTATGCCTATGCGCCCATCAAGATCGAATACGCGATTGACCGCTTCGCCATGGAAGTGAAGCGCCAGCTTGATGTGCTGGATCGTCACCTTGCGGACAATGAGTACATGGCCGGCAAGGACTACACGATTGCCGACATGGCCATCTGGCCCTGGTATGGCGCTGTGGTGGCGAATGCTGCTTATGACGCTGCGGAATTCCTGCAGACACAGGAATACAAAAACGTTCAACGCTGGATGGATCTCGTGGGAGACCGGCCGGCCGTTCAGCGTGGCCGCATGGTCAACCGTGTATTTGGCGCACCGGAATCGCAGCTGCATGAGCGGCACGATGCCAGTGATTTTGACACCAAGACACAGGACAAGGTTGCTGCTGCCGAGTAG
- a CDS encoding arylsulfatase: MRTGTRKPRSKTRALVAAVLGVSLVSSGPGISAALADTTAESSAKQPNIVVILVDDAALMDFGAFGGEAATPNIDALAERGAMFTQYRTSPLCAPTRAMLLTGIDNHKTGVATIPEVIPDEHRGQPGYTLSLEPGVLTIADRLRSVGYRTLMSGKWHLGHTEDEMPQNHGFDRSLALAASGADNWEDKSFMPFYHEAPWYEDGKPYDLPEDFYSSKYLVDKMIDYLDTTDASKPFFAYLPFQAIHVPVQAPAEFTANYKGTFDEGWHVMRDTRYQRAQELGLIREGAPIAPMPADSRDWNSLSEEDRALYAARMEANAGMLEAMDFHIGRFMDHLKDAGTFDDTIFLVTSDNGPEQNRGDNSATLALWMRFNGYHVDLEGMGEIGSWGFIGPEWANAAASPGDLFKFYTTEGGIRVPLIISGPGVEPMRIDSPAMVTDLTPTLLDLVGAPKTALADDTVSMTGRSLFPVLTGAADSVYGEDDIRALEVSGNSALYKGDYKITRNNPPAGDSRWRLFNMADDPGETTDLSESQLEIMRDMLAAFDAYSKEMGVLEMPAGYDTVQQITRNTGTKIFQRYGWQITVAALVVLALIAGALFGTWRVLRSRTS, from the coding sequence ATGCGCACCGGAACTCGAAAACCACGCTCTAAGACCCGCGCCCTTGTGGCAGCTGTTTTGGGCGTCAGCCTTGTCTCATCAGGGCCTGGCATATCTGCAGCACTCGCTGATACCACTGCCGAATCCAGTGCAAAACAGCCCAATATCGTCGTTATTCTGGTGGACGATGCGGCGCTGATGGATTTCGGCGCCTTTGGCGGTGAAGCCGCCACACCGAACATTGACGCGCTGGCAGAGCGCGGCGCGATGTTTACCCAGTACCGGACATCTCCCCTGTGCGCGCCCACCCGCGCCATGCTTCTCACAGGGATCGACAATCACAAGACCGGCGTGGCCACCATCCCGGAAGTGATCCCCGACGAGCATCGCGGCCAGCCAGGCTACACCCTGTCTTTGGAGCCCGGTGTACTCACGATCGCAGATCGCCTGCGGTCGGTCGGCTATCGCACATTGATGAGTGGCAAGTGGCATCTAGGTCATACCGAAGATGAAATGCCCCAGAACCACGGCTTCGACCGGTCACTTGCCCTGGCCGCATCCGGTGCCGACAACTGGGAAGACAAGTCGTTCATGCCGTTTTACCACGAGGCACCGTGGTACGAGGACGGCAAGCCATACGACCTGCCCGAGGATTTTTATTCCTCAAAGTATCTCGTCGACAAGATGATCGACTATCTGGACACGACGGATGCCAGCAAGCCGTTCTTTGCCTATCTGCCGTTTCAGGCCATCCACGTTCCCGTTCAGGCACCTGCCGAATTCACAGCCAACTACAAGGGCACCTTCGACGAGGGGTGGCATGTCATGCGTGACACACGCTACCAGCGCGCCCAGGAACTTGGCCTGATTCGCGAAGGAGCGCCCATCGCGCCCATGCCGGCAGACAGCCGCGACTGGAACAGCCTGAGTGAGGAAGACCGCGCACTCTACGCGGCACGCATGGAGGCCAATGCCGGCATGCTTGAGGCCATGGACTTCCACATCGGCCGCTTCATGGACCACCTGAAAGACGCAGGCACCTTCGACGACACGATTTTTCTGGTGACGTCGGACAATGGGCCGGAACAAAACCGTGGTGACAACAGCGCAACCCTCGCGCTCTGGATGCGCTTCAATGGCTACCATGTGGACCTGGAAGGCATGGGCGAAATTGGCAGCTGGGGTTTCATCGGCCCGGAATGGGCCAACGCAGCTGCATCCCCCGGTGACCTGTTCAAGTTCTACACAACAGAAGGCGGCATCCGGGTTCCGCTCATCATCTCCGGGCCCGGCGTCGAACCCATGCGCATTGACTCACCCGCCATGGTGACCGACCTGACGCCGACATTGCTGGATCTTGTTGGCGCTCCCAAAACAGCCTTGGCAGACGACACCGTGTCCATGACCGGACGCAGCCTCTTTCCTGTTCTGACAGGCGCCGCAGACAGCGTGTACGGCGAAGATGATATTCGCGCTTTGGAGGTTTCCGGCAACTCGGCGCTCTACAAGGGCGACTACAAGATCACCCGCAACAACCCGCCCGCCGGCGACAGCCGCTGGCGCCTGTTCAACATGGCAGATGATCCCGGCGAGACCACGGATCTGAGTGAAAGCCAGCTGGAAATCATGCGGGACATGCTGGCAGCCTTCGATGCCTATTCAAAAGAGATGGGCGTTCTGGAGATGCCCGCGGGCTACGACACGGTCCAGCAGATAACCAGAAATACCGGCACGAAGATCTTTCAGCGATATGGCTGGCAGATCACAGTGGCCGCCCTTGTGGTCCTGGCACTGATCGCCGGGGCACTCTTTGGCACGTGGCGGGTGCTGCGCAGCCGCACGAGCTAG
- a CDS encoding glutathione S-transferase family protein has protein sequence MHVYGCKISYYTGKVETYLRYRSIPYDYSPTVGNERKLIEGAGVVQMPVVQHTDGRWMTDSTPIIAALEAEQDQTTIYPDDPALRFAALLIDDYADEWLWRPAMHYRWSYAADRRYAAHSLYEDLIKGTRRLPAIFARRFLTRRQLGNFVLGDGVTEQTWDHVEGAYFNALDLLQAIFEKRPFILGETPTIADFGMMAPMLRHFSQDPTPAEIMRTRAPAVYEWVARMWNTKAQPGDTGIISEIDEPLAALLVEASETHLAQLRQNADAVTQGLARYDQTIQGCDYKQVPSSRYRVWCLEELRREWTELAADAQENLKRFLPSEASILWEEASFAPSNYDPERQAPFNKAINVFGKGLPPS, from the coding sequence ATGCACGTCTATGGCTGCAAGATTTCGTACTACACCGGCAAGGTAGAGACCTATCTGCGCTACCGGTCCATTCCCTATGACTACTCACCGACCGTGGGGAACGAGCGAAAGCTGATTGAAGGCGCCGGTGTCGTGCAGATGCCGGTTGTGCAGCATACGGATGGTCGGTGGATGACGGATTCCACACCCATCATCGCAGCACTGGAAGCAGAGCAGGATCAGACAACAATCTACCCCGATGATCCGGCATTGCGGTTTGCCGCCCTGCTCATTGACGACTACGCCGACGAGTGGCTGTGGCGTCCCGCCATGCATTACCGCTGGAGCTACGCCGCCGACCGTCGGTATGCCGCACACTCCCTGTATGAAGACCTGATCAAAGGCACCCGACGCCTGCCAGCCATTTTCGCGCGCCGGTTTTTGACCCGTCGCCAGCTTGGCAACTTCGTGCTGGGAGATGGGGTGACGGAGCAGACCTGGGACCACGTGGAGGGTGCCTATTTCAACGCGCTTGATCTGCTGCAGGCCATCTTTGAAAAGCGTCCCTTTATCCTTGGCGAAACACCAACCATTGCCGACTTCGGCATGATGGCGCCGATGCTGCGGCATTTCAGTCAGGACCCGACACCAGCCGAGATCATGCGCACGCGCGCACCGGCTGTGTATGAGTGGGTGGCGCGCATGTGGAACACCAAGGCGCAGCCGGGTGACACGGGCATCATCAGCGAAATCGATGAGCCTCTCGCAGCGCTCCTCGTGGAAGCGTCTGAAACGCACCTGGCCCAGCTTCGCCAGAATGCGGATGCAGTAACCCAGGGTCTTGCCCGTTACGATCAGACCATTCAGGGCTGCGACTACAAGCAGGTACCATCGTCCCGCTATCGCGTGTGGTGTCTTGAAGAACTAAGGCGTGAATGGACAGAGCTGGCGGCAGACGCGCAGGAAAATCTGAAGCGCTTCCTGCCATCAGAGGCATCCATACTGTGGGAGGAAGCGTCGTTTGCGCCATCCAACTACGACCCGGAGCGTCAGGCGCCCTTCAACAAGGCGATCAACGTGTTCGGCAAGGGCCTGCCACCGAGTTAG
- a CDS encoding DUF4345 family protein encodes MIWIARIAVGLVFAFSLLMGLQTFFTPEASAVTLGLGTALPDLGMNTFRADIGAFFLAAATFAGLGLFAGRTGAIYGAALLYGLALIGRILGVVMDGAPAGVETPIIIEAVLVVLLVFGARTLGRR; translated from the coding sequence ATGATCTGGATTGCCCGTATCGCCGTCGGCCTCGTCTTTGCATTTTCACTGCTTATGGGTCTGCAGACCTTTTTCACACCTGAAGCCTCAGCTGTAACGCTTGGCCTTGGCACCGCCCTGCCGGACCTTGGCATGAACACCTTCCGAGCCGACATAGGTGCATTCTTTCTGGCAGCTGCCACGTTTGCGGGCCTTGGCCTATTTGCCGGCCGCACCGGTGCAATCTATGGGGCAGCCCTTCTCTATGGCCTTGCTCTGATCGGTCGCATCCTGGGTGTTGTCATGGATGGCGCGCCAGCTGGCGTGGAAACGCCCATCATCATTGAAGCTGTGCTTGTGGTGTTACTTGTTTTCGGCGCCAGAACCCTCGGCCGACGCTAA
- a CDS encoding enoyl-CoA hydratase-related protein, with product MSVTLDMNGDVAVITMNDGKANAVNPALLEGLEAAMDKAEADAKAVVLTGKPGLFSAGFDHQADEWCQPSKKLIALVNRGGAFALRTVWQQAARLVAACTGHCHQPWVCFCWRAAIRVLARRASLPLAPMKRSTA from the coding sequence ATGAGCGTCACACTGGATATGAACGGCGACGTTGCGGTCATCACCATGAATGACGGCAAGGCAAACGCAGTGAACCCCGCGCTGCTTGAGGGTCTTGAGGCTGCCATGGACAAAGCGGAGGCCGATGCCAAGGCCGTCGTGCTGACCGGGAAACCCGGGCTGTTTTCTGCCGGTTTCGACCATCAAGCTGATGAATGGTGCCAGCCCTCGAAGAAGCTCATAGCGCTGGTCAATCGCGGCGGTGCGTTTGCCCTTCGGACTGTATGGCAACAAGCTGCTCGGCTGGTGGCTGCCTGTACAGGCCACTGCCATCAGCCATGGGTGTGTTTTTGCTGGCGGGCTGCGATACGCGTATTGGCGCGGCGGGCGAGTTTGCCATTGGCGCCAATGAAACGGTCAACGGCATGA